The Mycolicibacterium aichiense region CCATCCACAGCCCATCGAGTCAGAACTGAGTGCGCCGAAAAGGCCGTGTGCAGCGCCGTGAGGTCTGCCTCGATGAGCCCGCACAAAAACAAAGCCCCGGCCGTCAGGCCGGGGCTTTGCACGGTGAAGCAGCTAGCGCTGTTGGAAGTAGCTGAGCAGCCGCAGGATCTCGATGTACAGCCAGACCAGCGTCACGGTCAGGCCGAGGGCCACACCCCAGGCCGCCTTCTCCGGCGCACCGGCGCGGATCATCTGGTCGGCAGCGTCGAAGTCGATCAGGAAGCTGAATGCTGCCAGCGCGATCACGAACAGCGAGAACATGATGGCCACCGGGCCGCCGCTGCGCAGGCCGAGGCCCTCACCGCCGCCGACACCGAACATCGCCAGCACGAAGTTGCCCAGGATCAGCACCAGCACGCCGACCATGGCCGCGACGATCATGCGGGTGAACTTGGGGGTGACCCGGATCGCGCCGGTCTTGTAGACGACGAGCATGCCGAAGAACACGCCGATGGTGCCGAGCACCGCCTGGCTGATCAGCACACCGGCGTTGGCGCCGGACACCACCACGTTGGCGAAGATGAACGACACCGCGCCGACGAAGAGTCCCTCGAGCGCGGCGTAGCTCAGAACGATGGCCGGGTTGTCCTGCTTACGACCGAAGGTCGCGATCAACACCAGGACCAGCCCACCGAGCCCACCGATCAGCGTGAGCGGCGTGGCCAGTGCCAGGTTGGCCGAGACGAGGAAGTAGGAGATGACCGCGACAACGGACAGCACACCAAGGGTGATGCCGGTCTTGGTGACGACGTCGTCGATCGTCATGGGCCGCGAGACGCCCGTCTGCGGCTGGTAGGCGCCCGCGTAGGGATCGGTCTGGTAAGCCACCTGCTGGGCACCGGCTACACCGGTACCGAATTGTGCGTATCCGCCCTGCTGCTTGGGCAGCGAACGAAATACCGGGTTGCTGGTCTCCCGCACCGTCGGAATCCTCTCCTGGAAGTCGCGTAACACACCGTCAACGAACGGCTGCCGGAACCAGTTCCCAGGAAGTCCACAACGTTCTTCCCGGCGTGTCCGGCGCTACGAAGCCTGACCTTACCTGTGAGCGGCATCCGGCGGGTGACGATCTTTTGCCAACTGGTACTTTCCCCAGTGAAAAACTAGGACATCCAACCAATTTGATGGACGGAAAGGACCGCTCTGCCGTGACGGCTGAATCCGACGAAGTCTTGACCCGGGTCGACGGCGGCGTCGGCTTCCTGACGCTCAATCGCCCGAAGGCCATCAACTCGCTGACCCACACGATGGTCACGATCATCACGAAGGCACTCACCGACTGGGAGCACGACGACGCCGTCAAAGCAGTGGTCCTCGCCGGCGAGGGGGAACGCGGCCTGTGCGCCGGCGGCGACGTGGTGGCGATCTATCACAGCGCCCGCGGAGACGGTTCCGAAGCTCGCCGCTTCTGGCTCGACGAATACCGCCTCAACGCCGAGATCGCCAACTACCCCAAGCCCTACGTGGCGATCATGGACGGCATCGTGATGGGCGGCGGTGTCGGCGTCGCCGCGCACGGCAGCGTTCGCGTGGTCACCGACACCTCCAAGATCGCCATGCCCGAGGTTGGCATCGGCTTCGTCCCCGACGTCGGCGGCACCTATCTGTTGTCCCGCGCCCCCGGTGAACTCGGCCTGCACGCTGCACTGTCCGGCGCGGCGTTCTCCGGGGCCGACGCCATCGTGCTCGGGTTCGCCGACCACTACGTGCCGCACGTGCAGCTCCAGGGATTCGTCGAAGCGATCGTCGCCGAGGGCGTGGACGCCGCCGTCCAGGCGTTCGCCACCGATCCACCGGCCAGTCATCTTCTGTCGCAACAGCATTGGATTGACGAATGCTATGCGGGCGAGACCGTCGCCGACATCGTCGCCGCCCTGCGCGCCCACGACAACGAGGACGCCAGGAAAGCCGGCGACCTCATCGCGTCCCGTTCCCCCATCGCGGCGTCCGTCGCGCTGGCCTCGGTGCGGCGGGCCGCCGAGCTGGACACTCTGGAAGACGTTCTGGTTCAGGAGTACCGGGTGTCGTCGGCGTCGCTGGACTCCCACGACTTCGTCGAGGGCATCCGCGCGCAGATCATCGACAAAGACCGCAACCCGACGTGGAACCCGCCGTCACTGGCCGCGGTGACCGAGCAGGATGTGGAACAGTATTTCGCGCCGGCAGAGCCGGACCTGACCTTCAAGTGAGGACATGATGAGCCACGAAAACTTTGAAACCATCCTGGTCGACCGCGACGAGCGGGTCGGCACGATCACCCTGAATCGGCCCAAGGCGCTCAACGCCCTCAACAGCCAGGTGATGGTCGAGGTCACCACGGCCGCCGCCGAATTCGACAACGATCCGGGTATCGGCGCCATCGTCATCACCGGCAACGAGAAGGCGTTCGCCGCCGGCGCCGACATCAAAGAGATGGCCGAGCTCTCGTTCTCCGAGGTTTTCGACGCGGACTTCTTCGCGGCGTGGGGCAAGCTGGCCGCCGTCCGCACCCCGACCGTCGCCGCGGTCGCCGGCTACGCCCTCGGTGGTGGATGCGAGTTGGCGATGATGTGCGACGTGCTGATCGCCGCCGACACCGCCAAGTTCGGCCAACCCGAGATCAAACTGGGCGTGCTGCCCGGCATGGGCGGCTCGCAGCGGCTCACCCGGGCGATCGGCAAGGCCAAGGCGATGGACCTCATCCTGACCGGCCGCACCATCGATGCCGCCGAGGCCGAGCGCAGCGGTCTGGTGTCGCGGGTGGTACCGGCCGACGAGCTGCTCACCGAGGCCAAAGCCGTCGCGACGACGATCTCGCAGATGTCGCGCTCGGCCGCCCGGATGGCCAAAGAGGCGGTCAATCGCGCGTTCGAATCCACGCTGACCGAAGGCCTGCTCTACGAACGTCGGCTGTTCCACTCCGCATTCGCCACCGACGACCAGACCGAGGGAATGGCCGCCTTCACCGAGAAGCGCCCTGCGAACTTCACGCACCGCTAAGGTGCTGACGTGACCGTCACCGAGCCGGAGGTTGTGGAGGAGCCCAAATCCGAGCCCAAGCCGGAT contains the following coding sequences:
- a CDS encoding Bax inhibitor-1/YccA family membrane protein produces the protein MRETSNPVFRSLPKQQGGYAQFGTGVAGAQQVAYQTDPYAGAYQPQTGVSRPMTIDDVVTKTGITLGVLSVVAVISYFLVSANLALATPLTLIGGLGGLVLVLIATFGRKQDNPAIVLSYAALEGLFVGAVSFIFANVVVSGANAGVLISQAVLGTIGVFFGMLVVYKTGAIRVTPKFTRMIVAAMVGVLVLILGNFVLAMFGVGGGEGLGLRSGGPVAIMFSLFVIALAAFSFLIDFDAADQMIRAGAPEKAAWGVALGLTVTLVWLYIEILRLLSYFQQR
- a CDS encoding enoyl-CoA hydratase/isomerase family protein; this encodes MTAESDEVLTRVDGGVGFLTLNRPKAINSLTHTMVTIITKALTDWEHDDAVKAVVLAGEGERGLCAGGDVVAIYHSARGDGSEARRFWLDEYRLNAEIANYPKPYVAIMDGIVMGGGVGVAAHGSVRVVTDTSKIAMPEVGIGFVPDVGGTYLLSRAPGELGLHAALSGAAFSGADAIVLGFADHYVPHVQLQGFVEAIVAEGVDAAVQAFATDPPASHLLSQQHWIDECYAGETVADIVAALRAHDNEDARKAGDLIASRSPIAASVALASVRRAAELDTLEDVLVQEYRVSSASLDSHDFVEGIRAQIIDKDRNPTWNPPSLAAVTEQDVEQYFAPAEPDLTFK
- a CDS encoding enoyl-CoA hydratase; its protein translation is MSHENFETILVDRDERVGTITLNRPKALNALNSQVMVEVTTAAAEFDNDPGIGAIVITGNEKAFAAGADIKEMAELSFSEVFDADFFAAWGKLAAVRTPTVAAVAGYALGGGCELAMMCDVLIAADTAKFGQPEIKLGVLPGMGGSQRLTRAIGKAKAMDLILTGRTIDAAEAERSGLVSRVVPADELLTEAKAVATTISQMSRSAARMAKEAVNRAFESTLTEGLLYERRLFHSAFATDDQTEGMAAFTEKRPANFTHR